The proteins below come from a single Sorghum bicolor cultivar BTx623 chromosome 4, Sorghum_bicolor_NCBIv3, whole genome shotgun sequence genomic window:
- the LOC8076097 gene encoding dihydroflavonol 4-reductase, translating to MEGGGSAAKGPVVVTGASGFVGSWLVMKLLQAGYTVRATVRDPANAAKTKPLLDLPGATERLSIWKADLAEEGSFDDAIRGCTGVFHVATPLDFESQDPENEVIKPAVEGVISILRACKEAAAAGGGTVRRVVFTSSAGTCSVEERQRPVYGDDDWSDVDFCRRAKMTGWMYFVSKTLAEKAALAYAAEHGVDLVSIIPTLVVGPFVSSGMPPSLVTALALVTGNEAHYSILKQVQFVHLDDLCDAEIFLFEHPAAAAGRYVCSSHDATIHGLAAMLRDRYPEYDIPQRFPGIEDDLQPVRFSSKKLLDHGFTFKYTAMEDMFDAAIRTCREKGLIPLATAGGGGDDSASVRAPGETDVTIV from the coding sequence ATGGAGGGAGGCGGGAGCGCGGCGAAAGGGCCGGTGGTGGTGACGGGggcgtcgggcttcgtcggctCCTGGCTCGTCATGAAGCTCCTCCAGGCCGGCTACACCGTCCGGGCGACCGTGCGCGATCCCGCGAACGCTGCCAAGACGAAGCCATTGCTGGACCTTCCCGGAGCAACGGAGCGCCTGTCCATATGGAAAGCCGACCTGGCGGAGGAAGGCAGCTTCGACGACGCCATCAGGGGCTGCACCGGCGTCTTCCACGTCGCCACGCCCTTGGACTTCGAGTCCCAAGACCCCGAGAACGAGGTGATCAAGCCGGCGGTGGAAGGGGTGATCAGCATCTTGCGAGCCTGCaaggaggccgccgccgccggcggcggcaccgTGCGCCGCGTCGTCTTCACTTCCTCCGCCGGGACGTGCAGCGTCGAGGAGCGGCAGAGGCCCGTCTACGGCGACGACGACTGGAGCGACGTCGATTTCTGCCGTCGCGCCAAGATGACCGGGTGGATGTACTTCGTGTCCAAGACCCTGGCGGAGAAGGCGGCGCTGGCGTACGCGGCGGAGCACGGCGTGGACCTCGTCAGCATCATCCCGACGCTCGTCGTCGGCCCTTTCGTCAGCTCCGGCATGCCGCCCAGCCTCGTCACCGCGCTGGCGCTCGTCACGGGGAACGAGGCACACTACTCGATCCTGAAGCAGGTGCAGTTCGTCCACCTCGACGACCTCTGCGACGCCGAGATCTTCCTCTTCGAGcacccggccgccgccgccggacgcTACGTCTGCTCCTCGCACGATGCCACCATCCACGGCCTCGCCGCCATGCTCAGGGATAGGTACCCCGAGTACGACATCCCGCAGAGGTTCCCTGGGATCGAGGACGACCTCCAGCCAGTGCGCTTCTCGTCCAAGAAGCTCCTAGACCATGGGTTCACTTTCAAGTACACGGCAATGGAGGACATGTTCGACGCAGCCATCCGGACGTGCCGGGAGAAGGGCCTCATCCCCCTCGCCACTGCCGGAGGCGGAGGGGACGACTCTGCCTCAGTGCGCGCACCTGGCGAGACGGATGTGACGATTGTTTGA